The Candidatus Afararchaeum irisae genome window below encodes:
- the bioB gene encoding biotin synthase BioB gives MVNELAEEIGHLKTKALRGEGVSEEEALRLADAPLEPLVDAADEIRESNMGDGVDTCSIINAKSGGCAEDCGFCAQSNHYDTGVDEYDYLDPEEILEAAKRAEEDGSNRFGIVVAERGIDKQKRPGEFEKVLESIRLIRDETDVEPDGSLGVLTREEAEDLAEAGLQHYNHNIETAPSYFDEVISTHDYGDRVRTIQIAQEVGLKTCVGVIFGMGEEIEHRIEAASELRRLDVDSIPVNILNPVPGTPFESYSKITVDEILRSVSIYRFMMPEKVIRITGGREENLKERQPEILGSGANGLLIGDYLTTEGQNAQEDIEMIQNAGRRVEDLE, from the coding sequence ATGGTTAACGAGTTAGCTGAGGAGATAGGTCATCTGAAGACGAAGGCTCTGAGGGGTGAGGGAGTCTCGGAGGAGGAGGCTCTCCGTCTCGCCGACGCTCCCCTCGAACCCCTTGTCGACGCCGCCGACGAGATACGTGAGTCGAATATGGGCGACGGCGTCGATACGTGCTCTATCATCAACGCCAAGAGCGGCGGATGTGCCGAGGACTGTGGCTTCTGCGCCCAGTCGAACCATTACGACACGGGCGTCGACGAGTACGACTACCTCGACCCCGAGGAGATACTCGAAGCCGCGAAGAGGGCAGAGGAAGACGGCTCGAACAGGTTTGGTATCGTGGTCGCCGAGCGCGGAATCGACAAGCAGAAACGCCCCGGCGAGTTCGAGAAGGTCTTAGAGTCTATACGTCTCATCAGGGACGAGACAGACGTAGAACCCGACGGCTCCCTCGGGGTTCTCACACGTGAGGAGGCGGAGGATCTCGCAGAGGCGGGTCTCCAGCATTACAACCACAACATAGAGACCGCGCCGTCGTACTTCGACGAGGTCATATCCACACACGACTACGGCGACAGGGTCAGGACTATTCAGATCGCACAGGAGGTCGGTCTTAAGACATGTGTCGGAGTAATATTCGGAATGGGTGAGGAGATAGAACACAGGATAGAGGCGGCTTCCGAGCTCAGGAGGCTCGATGTCGACTCGATACCTGTCAACATACTCAATCCCGTACCCGGAACGCCGTTCGAGTCGTACTCGAAGATCACAGTCGACGAGATACTCCGGTCGGTCTCCATCTACCGGTTCATGATGCCCGAGAAGGTGATACGGATTACCGGAGGGCGCGAGGAGAACCTCAAGGAGAGACAGCCCGAGATACTCGGATCGGGAGCCAACGGTCTCCTAATAGGCGACTACCTCACGACTGAGGGACAGAACGCACAGGAAGACATAGAGATGATCCAGAACGCGGGAAGACGCGTCGAAGACCTCGAATAG
- a CDS encoding 6-carboxyhexanoate--CoA ligase encodes MYSVRMRASLNDEHVSGAEDIVVDDEIDDTVSSMTARAMNHPRKTPDSVEVSVDRIEGEPERRDAVDVVTVETSGVKESLEKAREILAEDVSEKAVDEGLRILRSDVEMRGAAVVDSETGERLEPDESRGVRTSYVGTTDEGEEELEECIHDAGLGGTRVKDAVVLSTKTQWVEGTVGEVCWSDNPGYKPGYVAVDATYFRFPRMKPDCSSGGRVYFVSPDMDLNSYIDSLETTPFLVDGVSDFYSIKPKELDKYV; translated from the coding sequence ATGTACAGCGTACGGATGAGGGCTTCCCTGAACGACGAACACGTCTCGGGCGCGGAGGACATAGTCGTCGACGACGAGATAGACGACACAGTCTCGTCTATGACGGCGAGAGCGATGAACCACCCGAGAAAGACGCCCGACTCCGTAGAGGTCTCAGTCGATAGAATAGAGGGGGAGCCCGAGAGACGCGACGCAGTCGATGTCGTCACCGTCGAGACATCCGGAGTCAAGGAGAGCCTCGAAAAAGCGAGAGAGATACTCGCAGAAGACGTCTCCGAGAAGGCAGTCGATGAGGGACTCCGTATACTCAGATCGGACGTGGAGATGAGGGGTGCCGCAGTCGTCGACTCCGAGACGGGAGAAAGGCTCGAACCTGACGAGAGTCGAGGAGTGAGAACCTCTTACGTCGGCACGACAGATGAAGGCGAGGAGGAACTCGAAGAGTGTATACACGACGCGGGTCTCGGCGGAACACGTGTCAAGGACGCAGTCGTTCTGTCTACGAAGACACAGTGGGTCGAGGGAACAGTCGGGGAAGTCTGCTGGTCGGACAATCCCGGCTATAAGCCCGGATACGTAGCTGTGGACGCGACTTACTTCCGTTTTCCGAGGATGAAGCCCGACTGCTCTTCGGGAGGACGCGTCTACTTCGTCTCTCCCGACATGGATCTGAACAGCTATATAGACAGTCTTGAGACTACGCCGTTTCTGGTTGATGGAGTGTCGGATTTCTACAGTATAAAACCCAAAGAACTCGATAAATATGTCTGA
- a CDS encoding transcriptional regulator produces MSETDADTKNIAVLGTGGIGRRTLEVSEYKDDLSPVAVCDKEGVAIDFDGLEVDDIVDAVEADGGTVAKAPGGTPANDSIQEVIEVSDRIDAVLMALPNIPHSFIPDTVERFADAGYSGVMIDVLKRSRVIGMLEDMESKIEASGITFICGAGATPGFLTGAAAIASQSFVEVNEIEIWWGVGIESGYEENKGTVREDIAHLPEYDLEKVSEMSDDEIEEIIEEHDGRLEFEDMEHADEVLLEKAGICDSADVKVGGILDVTQDEKPTTTTVRVTGTTFEGDEGTNTFKLDDNTSMAANVNGPALGYLKKGVFLNQNGLYGLFDPSEIMPGF; encoded by the coding sequence ATGTCTGAAACAGACGCAGATACAAAGAACATAGCCGTACTTGGTACAGGTGGAATAGGCAGACGAACACTCGAAGTCTCGGAGTACAAGGACGACCTCAGTCCGGTCGCCGTCTGTGACAAAGAAGGTGTGGCAATAGACTTCGACGGTCTCGAAGTCGACGACATCGTCGATGCGGTCGAAGCCGACGGAGGAACAGTCGCGAAGGCTCCCGGTGGGACTCCCGCGAACGACTCGATACAGGAGGTCATCGAGGTCAGCGACCGTATAGACGCCGTCCTGATGGCTCTTCCCAACATCCCCCATTCGTTCATACCCGATACCGTCGAGCGGTTCGCAGACGCGGGCTACTCGGGAGTCATGATAGACGTCCTCAAGAGGTCACGTGTAATCGGAATGCTCGAGGATATGGAGTCGAAGATAGAGGCGTCGGGAATTACCTTCATCTGTGGCGCGGGTGCGACGCCCGGCTTCCTCACGGGAGCCGCCGCAATCGCTTCACAGAGCTTTGTAGAGGTCAACGAGATAGAGATATGGTGGGGAGTAGGCATAGAAAGCGGGTACGAGGAGAACAAGGGAACAGTGAGAGAGGACATCGCACATCTCCCCGAGTACGACCTCGAAAAGGTCTCCGAGATGTCCGACGACGAGATAGAGGAGATAATAGAAGAACACGACGGACGTCTTGAGTTCGAGGACATGGAACACGCCGACGAGGTACTCCTCGAAAAGGCGGGAATATGTGACTCCGCCGACGTCAAGGTAGGAGGAATACTCGACGTCACACAGGACGAGAAACCCACGACGACGACCGTACGTGTAACCGGAACGACCTTCGAGGGCGACGAGGGCACCAACACATTCAAGCTAGACGACAACACGAGCATGGCAGCGAACGTCAACGGTCCCGCGCTCGGATACCTCAAGAAAGGCGTCTTCCTCAACCAAAACGGACTCTACGGCCTCTTCGATCCGAGCGAGATAATGCCCGGGTTCTAG